The DNA segment CACCGCCAACAACGACTACGCGGTGGCCATCGGCTACCGCGCCTCGAACAACACGCACACCGGCACCATGGCCATGGGCGACGAGTCGACCACCGACTCGGTGCGCAACCAGGCCGACAACGAGTTCCGCGCCCGCTACAACGGCGGGTTCCGGCTGCGCGTGAGCACCGCCTCCAATGGCAACACGCCCGGCGCCGGCGGCAACGTGGGGTGCGACCTGACCGTGGCCGTGCCCAGCTGGACCTGCGCCTCCAGCCGCACGGTGAAGGAGCATTTCGCGGCGGTGGACGGCGAGGACGTGCTGCTCCGCATCCGCCAGGTGCCGGTGACCACCTGGAACATGATCGGGGCCGATCCGGGGATCCGGCACATGGGTCCGTTCGCCGAGGACTTCTACGCGGCGTTCGGGCTGGGGCTGGGAAGCACCACCATCGGCCTGGGCGACATCGACGGGGTGAACTTCGCCGGGGTGAAGGCGCTCGAGGCCCGGACGGCGTCGCTGCAGCAGCAGCTCGACCAGCGCACGGCCGAGGTCACGCAGCTGCGCGGCGAGGTGGCCGAGCTGCGGGCACAGGTGCAGGCGCTCCTCCAGCGCGAGGCGGCTGCATCGAAACCATGACCAGCGCCGGCCTCGACCGAGCT comes from the Longimicrobium sp. genome and includes:
- a CDS encoding tail fiber domain-containing protein, translated to GFSAGASNVCSGFACTAIGYTVRAGGQGSVALGYRTTANNDYAVAIGYRASNNTHTGTMAMGDESTTDSVRNQADNEFRARYNGGFRLRVSTASNGNTPGAGGNVGCDLTVAVPSWTCASSRTVKEHFAAVDGEDVLLRIRQVPVTTWNMIGADPGIRHMGPFAEDFYAAFGLGLGSTTIGLGDIDGVNFAGVKALEARTASLQQQLDQRTAEVTQLRGEVAELRAQVQALLQREAAASKP